The window ctaaccctaaccctaaacccttcctacCCTAAAttctacctaaccctaaaccccttctaaccctaaaccttacctaaccctaaacccttcatactacctaaaccctaaacctacctaaccctaaacctacctaaccctaaacataaaccctacctaacgctaaaccctatttaaccctaaaccctacctaaccctaaacataaaccctacctaacgctaaaccctatttaaccctaaaccctacctaaccctaaaaccctacctaaaacctaaccctaaaccctacctaaccctaaccctaaacctttcctaccctaaactctacctaaccctaaaccccttctaaccctaaaccttacctaaccctaaaccctgcctaatcctaaactctacctaaccctaaaccctttctagtcctaaatctaaccctaaaccctttctagcccttaatctaaccctaaaccctactaaccttaTACCtttctaatcctaaaccctacctaattctaaaccctacctaaccctaatccTATATAACCCtgaaccctactaaccctaaaccctactaaccctaaaccctacctaaccatAAAACCTTTCTAACCTTAAATcctttctagccctaaaccctatctaaccctaaaccctactaaccctaaaccccactaaccctaaatcctactaatcctaaaccctacataaccctaaaccctgtctaacactaaaccctacctaactcTAAACCATACGTAACCTTagaccctacctaaccctaaaccctacctaaccctaaaccctacataatcctaaactctacctagccctaaaccctaccaaccctaaaccttttttaaccctaaaccctacctaaccctaaacccttcctaaccctaaaccatgcctaaccctaaaaaccctacctaaccctaaaacctttctaaccctaaaccctacctaaccctaaatcctgctaaccctaaaccctgcctaaacctaaccctaaaaccctacctaaacctaacCATAAATCCCATCTAACGCTAAAACTCTAccaaccctaaacactaaaaaataatctcaaaacttaaagttaaaaaaacctaaactctaccgctatgtaattttttgttgtgatattcaaataacaaattacatagtggattttaaatcttacatccattattttaattgtcaaattattttgaaagttgtatcttatgaataaaaaaaataaattatattttaataacgttaaattttgttaaaatagaatgaaaaactatatcataaataaatatagaaatgaaatttgaaaatgaaattttagaaAACCCTTCTATTATAGCAGtagaatctcaaaaaaaaaaaaaagttctcaaacatttatttgccaataagcatccttaaatctttgctcattcacaaaaaataatattctttacataaattggaaacaagttttgttttttgactagagacccaagtttaaattatagcactaaaatattttaatatttaattgttcagaaataacaagttaatgttcttaaaacaataaccatccttaaatctttgctcattcaaaaaaataatattctttacataaattggaaacaagGTTTGTTTTTTAACTAGAgacccaagtttaaattataccactaatatattttaatatttaattgttcaaaaatatatatatttatatattcgagagtagacaatgcatagatgatactaaattgatcgcaagaattctttttggaaaacataatataactagtatagtatacaaagaacttttcaaaaatttatgaaaatgtttaagcccgtatcgcgggcaaaacacctagttagaTATTGTTGTAAAAGAAATAAAGGGGATAATTAAGAAAAaggaatgatttttttaaaaattatgataaaatcTACTGCTGCTTTGTAAGATTTCTTTTATTGATAACTTTGTGATGTGATATTATTGACGGTCGTGATTAAATGAACAAGAAAATAATGCACCTCTTTCTGTCTCCACGATTGTTGTGGTGGTGCTTTGTCTTTTTTGAGTCTCTGTTATAGCATTTGCTAGCAATTCGAGAGATTAGTTCCCAACAGTTAATACGAGAGATTAAGTATGACATTAGAATCATCATCATATCACACTGAACCATGGctgccaaaaaaaatatatatatatcacactGAACCACAAAGTAAAAGTACTACATAATGTATGTGTATAAAAGTATCTAAGTTAGACCTACACACTCACATGGATCCAGGAAGGACATATGCACTAGCATACGACTCCATGGATTAATCATAGAGAGATGAAGCCATAAAATATGAGACAAAAGAGTCCTTCGAAAGTTCAACCTTGTGCACATGACCATACATAACTTTTTcagtttttatataatttatcatttcacgataattttaaaaatgttttatgacTTTTCTTGTTTGGTCTCCAAATGAAGTAAGAAACTATACTAAAATCAGATTTAAAATATGAAGGGGAAACCAAAAGTGGAACTCAAACCCTACCTTGTTATATCATGTGTACTTAAACAGCTTCATGCTTAGCCAATGAAAAAAAGACATCAACCAGAAATGTTGGTAGTCAGTGAGACCAAGAAGCAGTATATCGAATCAAAAGCAATTGGATacaatataacattattttgatTTGGACTAGAAAAAGTGAAACCAACTTCtatctaaataaaaacattacaaaTAGAGATCTACAATCCCCTACATTAATATAACAAGAATTGAATGATACACAAACAAACACTTGATATTGAACAACTAGAGTGTGTGTGCACCTGTCATTCTCGACTGCTTGGATCATGAGATTGTCAGAGAGTGGGAACAGTTTTGAGACTACAGCTGCAATCACAAATCCAAAGAAGGAAATGGAACCAATAATCACTAATTAAGACGCATCCCAAACTCCAGTTTTTCTCAAGACCCCAAATGTCAATGTTTCATTCAAAGCATTATGTTGTACTATAAACTGATGATCGAGAGGATCTGAAACAAGTGAGAAGAGGATTAAGTCAACATGAGTATATGCTAATCATCATTTCCCATAAAACCCTACAATCTGCACAAACATCTATCTTTTCGAAATGGAGGAGTATATAATAGTTAATCataaaagatatatttattaaaaaagatttaatatatttccttaatatatactatataaaaacatcaaacataCATCAAAACAAATGAAGTAATATGGTGTACACATGATTAGTATGgtttgcacaaaaaaaattgtatctcATGAAAGAATGTTGTATATGCGACAGATGACTTGTCCGGTTTACTCTCGTCCCACCCAACAGCTCCACTTCTCAGCCTCCACCACTTCGAGAGCGTTGCACCACTTTTCCCAAACATGAGCCGTCCTGGCTCAGTCCTTCACATCATGAAAGCGGCCAACGTGGACCAATCACGGATGCTAAAACAGTCGATATGCCCCGTTAGAGCTAGTAACTGGATCTTCTCGGTCTCGTGGGGATACTCAGCTCACATCTACGAGAATGTATTCCCAAGAAGCTACTTGAAGCGTCCTATAGAGACATTCCGCCCTTGGCTCCGAGGATGGCCTCATGGTTATATGTTTAACACGAGACCGGTTTCTAGAGATCCGTGTGAAGCTCCTCACTGGTTCTTCTTCGATTCAGTTGAACAGGAGAAGGAAAGAATTGTTACTTCCTACACAACGAAGTTTCGTAGAAACATGACTTCTTGTTCCTTCTCTGGTAATATATCTGCTGAT of the Brassica rapa cultivar Chiifu-401-42 chromosome A03, CAAS_Brap_v3.01, whole genome shotgun sequence genome contains:
- the LOC103856857 gene encoding uncharacterized protein LOC103856857, encoding MSRPGSVLHIMKAANVDQSRMLKQSICPVRASNWIFSVSWGYSAHIYENVFPRSYLKRPIETFRPWLRGWPHGYMFNTRPVSRDPCEAPHWFFFDSVEQEKERIVTSYTTKFRRNMTSCSFSGNISADPITLIRVFSPKTPKEERKVECCDVEYDGGDVATMRLRDCR